In one window of Enoplosus armatus isolate fEnoArm2 chromosome 7, fEnoArm2.hap1, whole genome shotgun sequence DNA:
- the lnp1 gene encoding leukemia NUP98 fusion partner 1: MSLRLLPAFNTDNDEDDDGNFTKWMSSYWGHGAESGHSRDRKRSFRRPAKTQADRRASLPTVSQLDAMKLNRLHAASMAPAPSHIQTREEKGEFRPHQRARRASSDDNSRPKSAIPENRITTIPELTESFERRLCLRDKKSTDDDRLCLICHEDMLKNGGGVQELHCTHRFHKEAARRLEQCRPRSGSDAAALQCVEQWLWKKQMCPTCRVHVFMPKPLYWLSSRTKVP; encoded by the exons ATGTCTCTCAGGCTCCTGCCTGCTTTCAATACGGACAATGATGAGGATGACGATGGTAACTTCACAAAATGGATGAGCAGTTACTGGGGTCACGGAGCAGAATCCGGACACTCCAGAGACAGAAAACGCAGTTTCAGAAGACCTGCGAAAACACAAGCTGATCGAAGAGCATCACTACCGACTGTG TCACAATTAGATGCCATGAAGCTGAACAGGCTCCATGCAGCGTCCATGGCTCCCGCCCCGAGCCACATCCAAacgagagaggagaagggggagtTCAGGCCCCACCAGAGAGCTCGTCGAGCCTCCTCAGACGACAACAGCCGTCCCAAGTCAGCCATCCCAGAGAACCGCATCACCACAATCCCAGAGCTCACAGAGTCATTCGAGAGGAGACTTTGTCTCCGTGATAAGAAGAGC ACTGATGACGACAGGTTGTGCCTGATCTGCCATGAGGACATGCTGAAGAATGGAGGCGGAGTTCAAGAGCTGCACTGTACGCACCGCTTCCACAAAGAG GCGGCTCGGCGGTTAGAGCAGTGTCGGCCCCGCAGCGGCAGCGATGCAGCAGCCCTTCAG tgcGTGGAGCAGTGGCTGTGGAAGAAACAGATGTGTCCCACATGCCGTGTCCACGTGTTCATGCCGAAGCCCCTCTACTGGTTGTCGTCCCGCACCAAAGTCCCATAA
- the tmem45a gene encoding transmembrane protein 45A, whose amino-acid sequence MGSFKGHALPGSFFLVAGIWWTGKHSLWHATRRNKNIGSTRLASRASQRRLEIIESSVILFFSFVGMLAEQFVADGPRLQLYDFAEKHWEHLMNWQHATMYLFFSLAGTVSLIIHTTEAAPLALDRLMLAVAFFNEGFLFLYHLHGRSMLDVHVHQLLLYAIFGDALVAFLEVFHRGNLILELLRCALTLLQGSWFWQIGFVLYPPRGPEWDLKDHNNMMFVTMCYSWHLAIAMLVVGVLYCTISCVVRSRLKRTPPMEMGLLKPRERDPESEDEIL is encoded by the exons ATGGGAAGCTTCAAGGGCCATGCGCTCCCTGGAAGCTTCTTCCTGGTTGCTGGGATCTGGTGGACCGGAAAGCACTCGCTCTGGCACGCCACCCGCAGGAACAAAAATATAGGTTCGACTCGGCTGGCCAGCAGAGCCTCACAGCGCCGCCTGGAGATCATCGAAAGCTCTGTCAtactcttcttctcttttgttg GGATGCTGGCAGAGCAGTTTGTAGCAGATGGACCGAGACTCCAGTTGTACGACTTTGCAGAGAAACACTGGGAACATCTGATGAACTGGCAGCATGCCACCATGTATCTGTTCTTCAGCCTGGCTGGGACGGTGTCTCTTATCATCCACACCACAGAGGCTGCTCCACTGGCACTGGACAGGTTAATGCTGGCTGTTGCTTTCTTTAATGAAG GGTTTCTTTTCCTCTACCACCTCCATGGCAGGAGTATGCTGGATGTCCATGTACATCAGCTCCTTCTCTATGCCATCTTTGGCGACGCTCTTGTTGCCTTCCTGGAGGTCTTCCACCGAGGTAACCTCATTCTGGAGCTGCTGCGCTGCGCCCTCACTCTCCTGCAGGGAAGCTGGTTCTGGCAG ATCGGTTTTGTGCTGTACCCTCCCCGTGGCCCTGAGTGGGACCTGAAGGATCATAACAACATGATGTTCGTCACCATGTGTTACTCCTGGCACCTCGCCATCGCCATGCTCGTCGTTGGCGTGCTCTATTGCACCATCAGCTG TGTGGTTCGCTCCAGATTGAAGAGGACTCCTCCAATGGAAATGGGACTCCTGAAGCCCAGAGAGAGGGATCCAGAGTCAGAAGATGAGATTTTATGA
- the sft2d2a gene encoding SFT2 domain containing 2a — protein MDKLKSVLSGEEARKDDRTILQTVNEASTLGWGTRVKGFIACFVVGGACTVLGVCMLFLPKIGLTLFIVFYTFGNICALCSTMFLMGPLKQLKRMCDKTRALATTIMITCLVLTLCAAFWWKNFGLALLFCILQVLSFAWYSLSYIPCVREAIMKMVAMCLK, from the exons ATGGATAAATTAAAATCGGTTTTGAGTGGCGAAGAGGCGCGCAAAGATGACCGAACCATTTTACAG ACTGTCAATGAAGCCTCAACTCTCGGCTGGGGCACGCGAGTGAAGGGATTCATCGCCTGTTTCGTGGTGGGGGGCGCGTGCACAGTTTTG GGAGTGTGTATGCTCTTTCTCCCCAAGATCGGGCTCACtctcttcattgttttttacacttttggAAACATATGTGCTCTGTGCAG CACCATGTTTCTGATGGGGCcactgaagcagctgaaaagGATGTGTGACAAAACGAGAGCGCTGGCCACCACGATCATGATC ACGTGCCTTGTGTTGACTCTGTGCGCTGCCTTCTGG tggAAGAACTTTGGACTTGCTTTGTTATTTTGCATCTTGCAAGTCTTGTCATTTGCCTG GTACAGTCTGTCATACATCCCGTGTGTGAG GGAGGCGATCATGAAGATGGTGGCGATGTGCTTGAAgtga
- the chd1l gene encoding chromodomain-helicase-DNA-binding protein 1-like isoform X2, which produces MTDILLKIKNSVAEKQKTAVAQSDLQQWGLRGIQLRPYQLDGVQWLTQCLKTQQGCILGDEMGLGKTCQTISLLVYMSGALRRKGPFLVLSPLSVMENWRKELECFAPSLTVLCYKGDKERRAELQRETDTQDFHVLLTTYELCLKDASFLRRWKWKVLVVDEAHRLKNQNSLLHKVLTQFSVGFRVLLTGTPIQNNLQELYSLLSFIQPSVFSSDEADDFVNSYSNVQSQPALAAELQSVLEPFLLRRVKSEVAVDLPKKTELVVYHGMSALQKKYYKAILMKDLEAFGNEQGNKNRLLNILMNLRKCVDHPYLFDGVEPEPFEMGEHLVEASGKLCLLDSMLTHLHKGGHRILLFSQMTRMLDILQDYMEYRGYSYERLDGSVRGEERNLAVKNFSSKDIFVFLLSTKAGGVGLNLTAADTVIFMDSDFNPQNDLQAAARCHRIGQNRPVKVIRLLARDTVEEIMYSRAVSKLHLTNTVIEEGRFSLLDQAQLAAAGLQLSEILKFGVDKLLSSKESSVQDVKLEKILGPSRDGQWLDDEDLTSLREEEEEEESSSESDGQNHMYYFEGKDYSKDPSSEDQKSFDCLLEEQLAEFQRAAGEGRALRHKAGASLSVALGSSTRKRKPLTEAELELRRQRREEAAAKRAKLQEDVKKKQQEQKYKKKMAWWESCGYRSLCLPSADSEEEEEEEEEEEEEEDDSSVCSTDSDSTAIHYVLGDVTHPHTAQGDAIIVHCVDDSGRWGRGGLFTALEVRSDEPRKKYESAGKMKDLDLGNVLLFPIDDKQSRLDGQDKLALIVAQQRDKANNLSGILLTALDEGLKKIYAAAKRNKASVHLPRIGHSTKGFNWYGTERLIRKHLASRGIPTFIYYHSKTAKTSTSASLASTSSPEPQLRNSNRSTDETDSPPAPLQSSGPAELPSFMRGVRVFFYNLPASERKRLGRYLITYDGDEEETMSPEVTHIVAEVENSTNSQELQDLVREYTQAVPVQKAWLDSCFSKQRKVNTAPFLQLLR; this is translated from the exons ATGacagacattttgttaaaaataaaaaacagcgtagcagagaaacagaagacGGCTGTTGCTCAGAGCGACCTGCAGCAGTGGGGTTTAAGAG GGATACAGCTGCGACCTTACCAGCTGGATGGGGTGCAGTGGTTGACCCAGTGCCTGAAAACCCAGCAGGGCTGCATTTTAGGAGATGAGATGGGTTTGGGAAAAACCTGCCAG ACGATCTCCCTGCTGGTGTACATGTCAGGAGCTCTCAGGAGGAAAGGTCCGTTCTTGGTGCTGAGCCCGCTCTCTGTCATGGAGAACTGGAGGAAGGAGCTGGAATG CTTCGCCCCCTCCCTGACTGTGCTGTGTTAcaagggagacaaagagagacggGCCGAGCttcagagggaaacagacaCGCAGGACTTTCATGTTCTGCTCACTACATATGAG CTGTGTCTCAAAGACGCTTCGTTCTTGAGACG GTGGAAGTGGAAGGTGCTTGTGGTAGACGAAGCTCACAGGCTGAAGAACCAGAATTCACTCTTGCACAAAGTCTTGACTCAG TTCTCAGTTGGTTTCAGAGTCCTGCTGACAGGGACCCCCATCCAGAACAACCTGCAGGAGCTCTACTCCCTGCTGAGCTTCATTCAGCCCAGCGTCTTCAGCTCAGATGAGGCGGACGACTTCGTCAACTCGTACTCCAATGTACAAAGCCAACCTGCTCTCG ctgctgagctgcagagtgtCCTGGAGCCCTTCCTGCTTCGTAGAGTCAAGTCAGAAGTGGCCGTGGATCTCCCGAAGAAGACAGAGCTGGTGGTGTACCACGGCATGTCGGCTCTGCAGAAGAAATACTACAAAGCCATTCTGATGAAGGATCTGG AGGCTTTTGGAAATGAACAGGGAAACAAGAACCGGCTGCTGAACATCCTCATGAACCTGAGAAAGTGTGTTGACCACCCATACCTGTTTGATG GGGTGGAACCAGAGCCGTTTGAGATGGGGGAGCATCTCGTTGAAGCCAGTGGGAAACTTTGCCTTTTGGACAGCATGCTGACGCACCTTCACAAAGG GGGCCATCGGATCCTGCTGTTCTCTCAGATGACGAGGATGCTGGACATACTTCAGGATTACATGGAGTACAGAG GTTATAGCTATGAACGTCTGGATGGGTCTGTCCGAGGGGAAGAACGAAATCTAGCAGTGAAGAACTTCAGCAGCAAAGACATCTTTGTCTTTCTACTCAGCACTAAAGCAG GGGGAGTGGGCCTGAACCTTACAGCTGCTGACACGGTCATTTTTATGGACAGTGACTTCAACCCTCAAAATGACCTGCAGGCTGCTGCGCGCTGCCACCGGATTGGTCAGAACAG GCCTGTGAAAGTGATCCGTCTTCTGGCAAGAGACACTGTGGAGGAAATAATGTACTCTCGTGCTGTGTCCAAGTTGCACTTGACCAACACCGTCATTGAAGAAGGACGCTTCTCTTTGCTGGACCAAGCTCAGTTGGCTGCTGCAGGACTGCAG CTAAGTGAGATCTTGAAGTTTGGGGTGGATAAGCTTTTGTCATCAAAGGAGAGCTCTGTACAGGATGTGAAACTGGAGAAGATCCTCGGCCCATCACGAGATGGTCAGTGGCTGGATGATGAAGACTTAACCTCactcagagaggaggaagaggaggaagagagcagcTCTGAATCTGACGGGCAGA ACCACATGTACTACTTTGAGGGGAAAGACTACAGTAAGGACCCCAGCTCTGAAGACCAGAAGAGCTTTGACTGTTTGTTGGAGGAGCAGCTGGCCGAGTTCCAGAGAGCTGCAGGGGAGGGACGAGCTCTACGACACAAAGCTGGA GCATCCCTGTCGGTAGCCCTTGGGAGTTcaacgaggaagaggaaacctCTTactgaggcagagctggagctgaggcGCCAGAGAAGGGAGGAGGCTGCAGCCAAGAGAGCCAAACTTCAGGAGGATGTGAAGAAGAAGCAACAAGAGcagaaatacaagaaaaa AATGGCATGGTGGGAGTCCTGCGGCTACAGATCGCTGTGCCTGCCATCTGCggacagtgaagaagaagaagaagaggaggaggaggaggaagaagaggaggatgacagCAGCGTATGCTCCACAGACTCTGACAGCACGGCCATCCACTATGTTCTGGGGGATGTTACTCATCCTCACACTGCTCAGGGAGACGCCATCATCGTCCACTGTGTTG aTGACTCAGGCCGGTGGGGCAGGGGAGGCCTGTTTACGGCTCTAGAGGTGAGATCAGATGAACCTCGGAAGAAGTATGAGTCGGCTGGCAAGATGAAGG atcTGGACCTTGGAAATGTGCTGCTCTTCCCCATTGATGACAAACAGTCCAGATTAGACGGCCAGGATAAA TTGGCCCTGATAGTGGCACAGCAAAGAGACAAGGCGAACAACTTGTCCGGGATCCTTCTGACTGCTCTGGACGAAGGTCTGAAGAAGATTTACGCTGCAGCCAAAAGAAATAAGG CAAGTGTACATCTTCCTCGCATCGGTCACTCCACCAAAGGCTTCAACTGGTACGGCACTGAGAGGCTCATCAGGAAACACCTGGCTTCCCGAGGCATCCCCACATTCAT ATACTATcacagcaaaacagcaaagacaTCCACCTCTGCGAGCTTGGCGTCGACATCCTCCCCCGAACCACAGTTGCGTAACTCAAACAGGTCGACTGACGAGACCGACAGCCCCCCGGCTCCTCTCCAGAGCTCCGGCCCCGCAGAGCTCCCCAGTTTCATGAGGGGAGTCCGTGTGTTTTTCTACAACCTGCCTGcatcagagaggaagaggctggGCCGCTACCTTATCAC ATAtgatggagatgaggaggagaccATGAGCCCGGAGGTCACCCACATAGTTGCGGAGGTGGAGAACAGCACAAACTCGCAG GAGCTCCAGGATCTGGTGCGCGAGTACACTCAGGCTGTCCCTGTGCAGAAGGCCTGGCTGGATTCCTGCTTCTCCAAACAACGAAAAGTCAACACTGCACCGTTCCTACAGCTGCTCAGATAA
- the chd1l gene encoding chromodomain-helicase-DNA-binding protein 1-like isoform X1, giving the protein MTDILLKIKNSVAEKQKTAVAQSDLQQWGLRGIQLRPYQLDGVQWLTQCLKTQQGCILGDEMGLGKTCQTISLLVYMSGALRRKGPFLVLSPLSVMENWRKELECFAPSLTVLCYKGDKERRAELQRETDTQDFHVLLTTYELCLKDASFLRRWKWKVLVVDEAHRLKNQNSLLHKVLTQFSVGFRVLLTGTPIQNNLQELYSLLSFIQPSVFSSDEADDFVNSYSNVQSQPALAAELQSVLEPFLLRRVKSEVAVDLPKKTELVVYHGMSALQKKYYKAILMKDLEAFGNEQGNKNRLLNILMNLRKCVDHPYLFDGVEPEPFEMGEHLVEASGKLCLLDSMLTHLHKGGHRILLFSQMTRMLDILQDYMEYRGYSYERLDGSVRGEERNLAVKNFSSKDIFVFLLSTKAGGVGLNLTAADTVIFMDSDFNPQNDLQAAARCHRIGQNRPVKVIRLLARDTVEEIMYSRAVSKLHLTNTVIEEGRFSLLDQAQLAAAGLQLSEILKFGVDKLLSSKESSVQDVKLEKILGPSRDGQWLDDEDLTSLREEEEEEESSSESDGQNHMYYFEGKDYSKDPSSEDQKSFDCLLEEQLAEFQRAAGEGRALRHKAGASLSVALGSSTRKRKPLTEAELELRRQRREEAAAKRAKLQEDVKKKQQEQKYKKKMAWWESCGYRSLCLPSADSEEEEEEEEEEEEEEDDSSVCSTDSDSTAIHYVLGDVTHPHTAQGDAIIVHCVDDSGRWGRGGLFTALEVRSDEPRKKYESAGKMKDLDLGNVLLFPIDDKQSRLDGQDKLALIVAQQRDKANNLSGILLTALDEGLKKIYAAAKRNKASVHLPRIGHSTKGFNWYGTERLIRKHLASRGIPTFIYYHSKTAKTSTSASLASTSSPEPQLRNSNRSTDETDSPPAPLQSSGPAELPSFMRGVRVFFYNLPASERKRLGRYLITYDGDEEETMSPEVTHIVAEVENSTNSQELQDLVREYTQAVPVQKAWLDSCFSKQRKVNTAPFLQLLR; this is encoded by the exons ATGacagacattttgttaaaaataaaaaacagcgtagcagagaaacagaagacGGCTGTTGCTCAGAGCGACCTGCAGCAGTGGGGTTTAAGAG GGATACAGCTGCGACCTTACCAGCTGGATGGGGTGCAGTGGTTGACCCAGTGCCTGAAAACCCAGCAGGGCTGCATTTTAGGAGATGAGATGGGTTTGGGAAAAACCTGCCAG ACGATCTCCCTGCTGGTGTACATGTCAGGAGCTCTCAGGAGGAAAGGTCCGTTCTTGGTGCTGAGCCCGCTCTCTGTCATGGAGAACTGGAGGAAGGAGCTGGAATG CTTCGCCCCCTCCCTGACTGTGCTGTGTTAcaagggagacaaagagagacggGCCGAGCttcagagggaaacagacaCGCAGGACTTTCATGTTCTGCTCACTACATATGAG CTGTGTCTCAAAGACGCTTCGTTCTTGAGACG GTGGAAGTGGAAGGTGCTTGTGGTAGACGAAGCTCACAGGCTGAAGAACCAGAATTCACTCTTGCACAAAGTCTTGACTCAG TTCTCAGTTGGTTTCAGAGTCCTGCTGACAGGGACCCCCATCCAGAACAACCTGCAGGAGCTCTACTCCCTGCTGAGCTTCATTCAGCCCAGCGTCTTCAGCTCAGATGAGGCGGACGACTTCGTCAACTCGTACTCCAATGTACAAAGCCAACCTGCTCTCG ctgctgagctgcagagtgtCCTGGAGCCCTTCCTGCTTCGTAGAGTCAAGTCAGAAGTGGCCGTGGATCTCCCGAAGAAGACAGAGCTGGTGGTGTACCACGGCATGTCGGCTCTGCAGAAGAAATACTACAAAGCCATTCTGATGAAGGATCTGG AGGCTTTTGGAAATGAACAGGGAAACAAGAACCGGCTGCTGAACATCCTCATGAACCTGAGAAAGTGTGTTGACCACCCATACCTGTTTGATG GGGTGGAACCAGAGCCGTTTGAGATGGGGGAGCATCTCGTTGAAGCCAGTGGGAAACTTTGCCTTTTGGACAGCATGCTGACGCACCTTCACAAAGG GGGCCATCGGATCCTGCTGTTCTCTCAGATGACGAGGATGCTGGACATACTTCAGGATTACATGGAGTACAGAG GTTATAGCTATGAACGTCTGGATGGGTCTGTCCGAGGGGAAGAACGAAATCTAGCAGTGAAGAACTTCAGCAGCAAAGACATCTTTGTCTTTCTACTCAGCACTAAAGCAG GGGGAGTGGGCCTGAACCTTACAGCTGCTGACACGGTCATTTTTATGGACAGTGACTTCAACCCTCAAAATGACCTGCAGGCTGCTGCGCGCTGCCACCGGATTGGTCAGAACAG GCCTGTGAAAGTGATCCGTCTTCTGGCAAGAGACACTGTGGAGGAAATAATGTACTCTCGTGCTGTGTCCAAGTTGCACTTGACCAACACCGTCATTGAAGAAGGACGCTTCTCTTTGCTGGACCAAGCTCAGTTGGCTGCTGCAGGACTGCAG CTAAGTGAGATCTTGAAGTTTGGGGTGGATAAGCTTTTGTCATCAAAGGAGAGCTCTGTACAGGATGTGAAACTGGAGAAGATCCTCGGCCCATCACGAGATGGTCAGTGGCTGGATGATGAAGACTTAACCTCactcagagaggaggaagaggaggaagagagcagcTCTGAATCTGACGGGCAGA ACCACATGTACTACTTTGAGGGGAAAGACTACAGTAAGGACCCCAGCTCTGAAGACCAGAAGAGCTTTGACTGTTTGTTGGAGGAGCAGCTGGCCGAGTTCCAGAGAGCTGCAGGGGAGGGACGAGCTCTACGACACAAAGCTGGA GCATCCCTGTCGGTAGCCCTTGGGAGTTcaacgaggaagaggaaacctCTTactgaggcagagctggagctgaggcGCCAGAGAAGGGAGGAGGCTGCAGCCAAGAGAGCCAAACTTCAGGAGGATGTGAAGAAGAAGCAACAAGAGcagaaatacaagaaaaa AATGGCATGGTGGGAGTCCTGCGGCTACAGATCGCTGTGCCTGCCATCTGCggacagtgaagaagaagaagaagaggaggaggaggaggaagaagaggaggatgacagCAGCGTATGCTCCACAGACTCTGACAGCACGGCCATCCACTATGTTCTGGGGGATGTTACTCATCCTCACACTGCTCAGGGAGACGCCATCATCGTCCACTGTGTTG aTGACTCAGGCCGGTGGGGCAGGGGAGGCCTGTTTACGGCTCTAGAGGTGAGATCAGATGAACCTCGGAAGAAGTATGAGTCGGCTGGCAAGATGAAGG atcTGGACCTTGGAAATGTGCTGCTCTTCCCCATTGATGACAAACAGTCCAGATTAGACGGCCAGGATAAA TTGGCCCTGATAGTGGCACAGCAAAGAGACAAGGCGAACAACTTGTCCGGGATCCTTCTGACTGCTCTGGACGAAGGTCTGAAGAAGATTTACGCTGCAGCCAAAAGAAATAAGG CAAGTGTACATCTTCCTCGCATCGGTCACTCCACCAAAGGCTTCAACTGGTACGGCACTGAGAGGCTCATCAGGAAACACCTGGCTTCCCGAGGCATCCCCACATTCAT ATACTATcacagcaaaacagcaaagacaTCCACCTCTGCGAGCTTGGCGTCGACATCCTCCCCCGAACCACAGTTGCGTAACTCAAACAGGTCGACTGACGAGACCGACAGCCCCCCGGCTCCTCTCCAGAGCTCCGGCCCCGCAGAGCTCCCCAGTTTCATGAGGGGAGTCCGTGTGTTTTTCTACAACCTGCCTGcatcagagaggaagaggctggGCCGCTACCTTAT CACATAtgatggagatgaggaggagaccATGAGCCCGGAGGTCACCCACATAGTTGCGGAGGTGGAGAACAGCACAAACTCGCAG GAGCTCCAGGATCTGGTGCGCGAGTACACTCAGGCTGTCCCTGTGCAGAAGGCCTGGCTGGATTCCTGCTTCTCCAAACAACGAAAAGTCAACACTGCACCGTTCCTACAGCTGCTCAGATAA